The DNA region AAAGAAACAGAATACATTCCCGCCGTCAAAAAGGGGAGAAAACAGCGAGACGGGATGATTGTCTCTGAAGGAGCAGTCATTATTATCTTATTGTGATGGAAATTCAAATTAGCATGCCATTATAGAGCATCATTTCTCCTTATAGCCAGTCCTCCAGAAGATAGAAGAGCTGCCTTGATGATATCTGTATACCAACATTAGTTATTCCTCTCATAAGTTTTTGTTAGGTTGTACTGAATCCActgccagtgtgtgtgaaggtgacACAGAATCACTAAACACACCAACAAAGACACTTGTTGAATTACGTCCAGGAGCTGTGTGATTTAAAAACCTGTCGTGTAGCAACAGAATCAGTTTCTGCAacatattgttattaataaGAAGGAACTGAGGGTCAATTTCTTCTCACGCTGCAGCTCTTACAGGAGCTACATTTCAATTTGAGTGATAAACCTTCCTCTTAATATCTCAAGAGGTCATAACTTAAGAATTAAACTGGACATTcgtttaattttctttctttttttttctcaggcaGCGAATGAAGACTGAAATTAAGGATGAAGGGAAAGCTGTAAGAAAATGCAGATGATACTCATGAAGTAATTATAGCAGGTGTGACATAATAAATTAGTTCCATTTGTCCCGCGGCCTTTGAAGGGAGCCCAGGAACACCACCATGGAGCTGCAGCACAACACCAATCACAACCACGCCTTGTGGAAAGAGATACCGTGGGACTCCAGCGAGGACTGCTCCCTCTCAGTGAGTGGCACCACTTTTCTCATCGTTGCTTACAGTACAGTTATGGCGGTGGGTCTCATTGGGAACTCTTGCCTGGTGTTTGTCATCACGCGGCACAAGGAGATGCGCAACGTCACCAACGTCTTCATCGCCAACCTGTCCTGTTCTGACATCCTCATGTGCATTGTATGCCTGCCAGTGACTATTATCTACACACTGATGGACCGCTGGATCCTAGGAGACATCCTCTGTAAGCTCACGCCCTTCATCCAGTGTATATCAGTCACTGTTTCCATCTTTTCCCTCGTCCTCATCGCCATGGAGCGCTACCAGCTCATTGTGCACCCGACTGGATGGAAGCCCATGGTGGGCCAGTCCTACTTGGCCGTGGCTGTCACCTGGATTGTGGCGTGCCTAATCTCGGTGCCTTTCCTCTCGTACAGCGTACTCACCTCGCCTTTCCAGAATCTGAGCCTCCCCTTCCCAGACAGCAACCACCTTGTTTGCATGGAGCAGTGGCCATCGGTTCAAGAACGGCGAGCTTACACCACCTCCCTGCTCGTCTTCCAGTACATCCTTCCTCTCGCCCTCGTCATGCTCTGCTACCTGCACGTCTACCTGCGcctcaggaggaggaaggacTTGGTGGAGCGTGGCAGGAACACCActcgaaagaaaaacaaaggcgCTACGAGGATCAACGCCATGCTAATCACCATAGTGGTGGCGTTCGCACTCTCCTGGCTCCCTCTCAATGTCTTCAACACGGTGTTTGACTGGAACCACGAGGCCATCCCGTCCTGTGGACATGACATCATTTTCTCATTCTGCCACCTCACGGCCATGGCCTCCACCTGCATCAACCCCATCATCTACGGTTTCCTCAACAGCAATTTCCAGAAACAGCTCAAGTCCACCTTGTTGCGCTGTCGCTGCTGGGGCGTGACGGAGAGGTACGAGAGCGTCCCGCTCTCCACTGTCAGCACAGAGGTCACCAAGGGGTCAATTTTGAGTAATGGATCTATCAGCACCAATACTTAGAAGGAAGCGTTTTCAGTGCAAGACAAAGAGACTTGTGGGGGCCTCTTCAGACCTCATTCTGTCATCCTTTGGAGCTTTTCTTGCTTTGTTGCGTTCGGTTGACATTAACGAAGTTATAAACCTCACAACAGCAGTCCAGAGAGAGACGACTGAAGACAGTTAACCAACATGGCGCTATGCCATCGATTCAGTATGAGTTCACATGTAAGAGGAAGTAGATAACAAATTGATGGTGCAAAGGTTTGCAAAGTAGTGTAGGGCGGCTGAAGGCACTTTAAATGAGCACTTTTCAACTATAGTCTGTATAGTCCATTCCGCATGTGCTGTGGGCACATACGAAGGAAGAGATAGCTTTTAATCTGGTAAACATCTGTCTTTATAAAGCCCTGGGATCTACTCAGATAGTCACGTTTCATTGAATATCAGCTGTGTAGGGGTTGCTTTTCACACTTTAC from Cottoperca gobio chromosome 9, fCotGob3.1, whole genome shotgun sequence includes:
- the npy8br gene encoding neuropeptide Y receptor Y8b isoform X1; the protein is MKGKLEPRNTTMELQHNTNHNHALWKEIPWDSSEDCSLSVSGTTFLIVAYSTVMAVGLIGNSCLVFVITRHKEMRNVTNVFIANLSCSDILMCIVCLPVTIIYTLMDRWILGDILCKLTPFIQCISVTVSIFSLVLIAMERYQLIVHPTGWKPMVGQSYLAVAVTWIVACLISVPFLSYSVLTSPFQNLSLPFPDSNHLVCMEQWPSVQERRAYTTSLLVFQYILPLALVMLCYLHVYLRLRRRKDLVERGRNTTRKKNKGATRINAMLITIVVAFALSWLPLNVFNTVFDWNHEAIPSCGHDIIFSFCHLTAMASTCINPIIYGFLNSNFQKQLKSTLLRCRCWGVTERYESVPLSTVSTEVTKGSILSNGSISTNT
- the npy8br gene encoding neuropeptide Y receptor Y8b isoform X2 — encoded protein: MELQHNTNHNHALWKEIPWDSSEDCSLSVSGTTFLIVAYSTVMAVGLIGNSCLVFVITRHKEMRNVTNVFIANLSCSDILMCIVCLPVTIIYTLMDRWILGDILCKLTPFIQCISVTVSIFSLVLIAMERYQLIVHPTGWKPMVGQSYLAVAVTWIVACLISVPFLSYSVLTSPFQNLSLPFPDSNHLVCMEQWPSVQERRAYTTSLLVFQYILPLALVMLCYLHVYLRLRRRKDLVERGRNTTRKKNKGATRINAMLITIVVAFALSWLPLNVFNTVFDWNHEAIPSCGHDIIFSFCHLTAMASTCINPIIYGFLNSNFQKQLKSTLLRCRCWGVTERYESVPLSTVSTEVTKGSILSNGSISTNT